Proteins from a single region of Verrucosispora sp. NA02020:
- a CDS encoding YciI family protein — protein sequence MKYLMLIYGNDEVWGSLPDGDLATLIGEVDAFNQALRDSGELVDSQGLETRPRAVRMVDAAPVVTDGPYLEAKEYVGSYFVVDVDSEQRALEIARSYPGLRMGTGIGGGLEVWPLMTHGAGN from the coding sequence ATGAAGTACCTGATGCTGATCTACGGCAACGACGAGGTCTGGGGCAGCCTGCCGGACGGCGACCTGGCCACGCTGATCGGCGAGGTGGACGCCTTCAACCAGGCGCTGCGCGACTCCGGCGAACTGGTCGACTCGCAGGGCCTGGAAACCCGCCCCCGCGCGGTCCGCATGGTCGACGCCGCGCCGGTCGTCACCGACGGGCCGTACCTGGAGGCCAAGGAGTACGTCGGGTCGTACTTCGTGGTCGACGTGGACAGTGAGCAGCGTGCGCTGGAGATCGCCCGGTCGTACCCGGGGCTGCGGATGGGCACCGGGATCGGCGGCGGTCTGGAGGTCTGGCCGCTGATGACCCACGGAGCCGGGAACTGA
- a CDS encoding RNA polymerase sigma factor produces the protein MDEATADLLRRLAPQVLGTLVRRYGDFATAEDAVQEALVAAVEAWPREGVPEHPSGWLHTVAARRYVDQVRTEAARTRRERNAHDALPRDALVAPPPDATAPPRDDLLELFLLCCHPALPAPAQLALTLRAVGGLTTAEVAAAFLVPEKTMGQRIVRAKQRLREAGARFAPPQAADRGRRLAVVRQVLYLMFNEGYSASSGPELRRADLTRQALRLTRRLHERLPDDGETAGLLALMLLTEARAAARVGPDGDLVPLADQDRRWWDRAAIAEGCALVARSLASSPPGPYQVQAAIAAVHAEAPNTEETDWPQILALYEVLERLAPNPVATLNRAVAVGMVHGPQAGLALLGEVESGLLADHHRRHAVRAHLLESAGDRAAAAVAWRRAADLAGNDPERRHLLRRAARCESDPDHSTDR, from the coding sequence CTGGACGAGGCCACCGCCGACCTGCTGCGCCGGCTCGCCCCGCAGGTGCTGGGCACCCTGGTACGCCGCTACGGCGACTTCGCCACCGCCGAGGACGCGGTGCAGGAGGCGCTGGTCGCCGCCGTCGAGGCGTGGCCGCGCGAGGGCGTACCGGAACATCCCTCGGGCTGGCTGCACACCGTGGCCGCCCGCCGCTACGTCGACCAGGTCCGCACCGAGGCGGCTCGGACCCGCCGGGAACGGAACGCCCACGACGCCCTGCCGCGGGACGCGCTCGTCGCCCCACCGCCGGACGCCACCGCACCGCCCCGCGACGACCTGCTGGAGCTGTTCCTGCTCTGCTGCCATCCGGCACTGCCCGCACCGGCGCAACTCGCGCTCACCCTGCGGGCGGTCGGTGGGCTCACCACCGCCGAGGTGGCCGCCGCCTTCCTGGTGCCGGAGAAGACCATGGGGCAGCGGATCGTGCGGGCCAAACAGCGGTTGCGCGAGGCGGGCGCACGGTTCGCCCCGCCGCAGGCGGCGGACCGGGGCCGTCGGCTGGCCGTGGTCCGGCAGGTGCTGTATCTGATGTTCAACGAGGGGTACAGCGCCAGCAGCGGCCCCGAGCTGCGTCGCGCCGACCTGACCCGGCAGGCGCTACGGCTGACCCGCCGGTTGCACGAGCGGCTGCCGGACGACGGGGAGACCGCCGGGCTGCTCGCGTTGATGCTGCTGACGGAGGCGCGGGCGGCGGCCCGGGTCGGCCCGGACGGCGACCTGGTGCCGCTGGCCGACCAGGACCGTCGGTGGTGGGACCGGGCGGCGATCGCCGAGGGCTGCGCGCTGGTCGCGCGGAGCCTCGCCAGCTCGCCGCCCGGCCCGTACCAGGTGCAGGCCGCCATCGCCGCCGTGCACGCCGAGGCGCCGAACACCGAGGAGACCGACTGGCCGCAGATCCTCGCCCTCTACGAGGTGCTGGAGCGGCTGGCGCCCAACCCGGTGGCGACGCTGAACCGGGCGGTGGCGGTGGGCATGGTGCACGGGCCGCAGGCCGGGTTGGCGCTGCTGGGCGAGGTGGAGTCGGGCCTGCTCGCCGACCACCACCGCCGGCACGCGGTCCGCGCCCACCTGCTGGAGTCGGCCGGCGACCGCGCCGCTGCGGCGGTCGCCTGGCGTCGGGCGGCCGACCTCGCCGGAAACGATCCCGAGCGGCGGCACCTGCTGCGTCGCGCGGCCCGCTGCGAGAGTGACCCGGATCACAGCACCGATCGGTAG
- a CDS encoding dihydrofolate reductase family protein, whose product MTRVTAQLSVSLDGCYAGPRHDGTGDWMHSAESHGFFRVTRWVTAASSWRERQGFAGGEHDVNSEIVAESFGAAGAYVMGRRMADGGEVPWGDEPPFRAPVFVVTHRPRPTLRRQGGTSFTYVTDGVAAAVAQARAAAGGRNVAVAGGGSLVRQVLRAGLLDEVELHVVPVVLGDGLRLFTPDLGLDDFEAIEMSPTRVVPTPEVTHIRYAVRGRAPLVLDDRGRGTGTPG is encoded by the coding sequence ATGACCAGGGTGACCGCGCAACTGTCGGTGTCGCTGGACGGCTGCTACGCCGGCCCACGGCACGACGGGACCGGCGACTGGATGCACTCGGCGGAGAGCCACGGCTTCTTCCGGGTCACCCGCTGGGTCACCGCCGCGTCGTCGTGGCGCGAACGGCAGGGGTTCGCCGGTGGCGAGCACGACGTCAACTCGGAGATCGTCGCCGAGTCGTTCGGCGCCGCCGGCGCGTACGTGATGGGCCGCCGGATGGCCGACGGCGGTGAGGTGCCGTGGGGCGACGAGCCGCCGTTCCGGGCGCCGGTCTTCGTGGTGACCCACCGTCCCCGCCCGACGCTGCGGCGCCAGGGCGGCACCAGCTTCACCTACGTCACCGACGGGGTGGCCGCCGCCGTGGCACAGGCCCGCGCGGCGGCCGGAGGCAGGAACGTGGCGGTGGCCGGCGGCGGCAGCCTGGTCCGGCAGGTGCTGCGGGCCGGGCTGCTGGACGAGGTGGAACTGCACGTGGTGCCGGTGGTACTCGGCGACGGTCTGCGCCTGTTCACCCCCGACCTGGGCCTGGACGACTTCGAGGCGATCGAGATGTCCCCCACCCGGGTGGTGCCCACCCCCGAGGTCACCCACATCCGGTACGCCGTACGCGGCCGTGCCCCGCTGGTCCTGGACGACCGGGGCCGGGGCACCGGCACGCCCGGCTGA